In one Rutidosis leptorrhynchoides isolate AG116_Rl617_1_P2 chromosome 8, CSIRO_AGI_Rlap_v1, whole genome shotgun sequence genomic region, the following are encoded:
- the LOC139861547 gene encoding uncharacterized protein produces MSRLLHTRVDLELLNSIDMDMKWNVRKKGRTNIARRPRTEDFEFSNGMQEPASFETKKFGAENVVVDASSKKRRSILQSPSSPGPQTPTLHNEEFGNRCRSNSLSKSQKTKSRTRLRNNNLLKTKKNEVFDLNDFSGIELLAAAACSNLIHDKADHVEDFSLLKEHTIIPEVNSCDVNLDGSAIQDSMTRDAQNRLDDVKEKEEEDSAPSKGLRLHWDLNTVMDEWEEPCNDLMIEPHSKKCSVEDLSGLQEVLCTKAVTSKTSDGESSVTVCKSDVVDSLIHPGKCEELTTSTTSVLREQTSVKVELDTMSKLDHQQPVSEEVIQGVCHSPNLCTSNFDNKVTSEDPIGYDSPFEDGEFREPIEKPLSGKETIYYEFDNISKDDSATIDNPLSEKVEASSGNGQTPESQSSLLVKETRPSNDIEHGSQADTNERPHIDESGKDGHDESKPVGVSTSLDVCKNGACERQSRSSTTGDYSTCRFGRGLGVEKYMGRDNDSCTRVWELKRCNDYPRPKNAARNYDSREDRYRRENRRSSPSERNNDYGSNRGPPSRNRSREHYRGASGFHPQGYQEPKTRYIERKPCFFPNSNRPSTRSRSGSPPIAWNFQKRKNLDSSNSTTGEVEPITRGDASSERSSKCSNDRFRDKRQSPPTISQRNQRFDPPERLKSESDDCFQFTQRPAARYAQMTSHTYKDNSDGFGKHYKKVFRVGHTDDDANGVRRFRYPVEHRDLNNNFSTRNNHHQTPVVISENKS; encoded by the exons ATGTCTCGACTGTTGCATACCCGAGTGGACCTAGAACTTTTGAACTCTATTGACATGGACATGAAGTGGAACGTTAGGAAAAAAGGTCGTACGAACATTGCTAGACGCCCCAGGACCGAAGATTTTGAATTCAGTAATGGAATGCAGGAACCAGCTTCTTTTGAAACCAAGAAG TTTGGTGCTGAAAATGTTGTTGTTGACGCCTCTTCAAAGAAAAGAAGATCTATACTTCAATCCCCATCGTCTCCTGGACCGCAGACACCGACTCTTCATAATGAAGAATTTGGTAATCGGTGTCGTTCAAACTCATTATCAAAGAGCCAGAAAACAAAGTCTAGAACTCGACTGAGGAACAATAATCTTTTAAAAACGAAAAAGAATGAGGTGTTTGACCTGAATGACTTTTCAGGTATTGAACTTCTTGCTGCTGCTGCTTGCAGTAACCTCATTCATGATAAAGCAGATCATGTGGAAGATTTCTCTTTGCTAAAAGAACACACGATAATACCCGAAGTTAATTCATGTGATGTTAACTTAGATGGTTCAGCAATTCAGGATAGTATGACTCGTGATGCACAGAATCGTCTTGATGATGTAAAAGAAAAGGAGGAAGAAGATAGTGCACCTTCAAAAGGGTTAAGGCTACATTGGGACTTAAATACTGTGATGGATGAGTGGGAGGAACCTTGTAACGATTTAATGATCGAacctcactctaaaaagtgttcaGTAGAAGATTTGAGTGGCTTACAAGAGGTGTTGTGCACAAAGGCGGTTACTAGTAAGACATCGGATGGTGAGAGTTCTGTAACTGTATGTAAATCCGATGTGGTTGACTCGCTGATTCATCCAGGCAAGTGTGAAGAGTTGACTACTTCAACCACATCTGTTTTGCGAGAACAAACTTCTGTGAAAGTTGAATTAGATACAATGTCAAAGTTAGATCATCAGCAGCCTGTTTCTGAAGAAGTAATTCAAGGTGTGTGTCATTCTCCAAATTTGTGCACAAgtaattttgataataaagttACTTCAGAAGATCCTATCGGTTATGATTCTCCATTTGAAGATGGTGAGTTTAGAGAGCCAATTGAAAAACCTTTGTCAGGGAAGGAGACCATATATTACGAGTTTGATAATATATCGAAAGATGACTCTGCTACTATTGATAACCCATTGTCAGAGAAAGTTGAAGCTAGTAGTGGAAATGGTCAAACTCCAGAAAGTCAAAGTTCATTATTGGTGAAGGAAACTAGACCTAGCAATGACATTGAGCACGGTTCTCAAGCAGATACAAATGAGAGACCACATATCGATGAATCAGGAAAAGATGGGCACGATGAATCAAAGCCAGTTGGCGTATCAACATCTTTGGATGTGTGTAAGAATGGTGCATGTGAACGtcaaagcag GTCTAGTACAACTGGAGATTATTCCACTTGTCGATTTGGGAGGGGTCTGGGTGTAGAGAAGTACATGGGACGGGACAATGATTCTTGTACGAGAGTTTGGGAGTTAAAGAGGTGTAATGATTACCCGAGACCTAAAAATGCGGCCAGAAATTATGATTCAAGGGAGGATAGATACAGAAGAGAAAACAGACGGTCGTCACCATCTGAAAGAAATAACGATTATGGTAGCAATAGAGGACCACCATCAAGAAACCGTAGCCGTGAACATTACAGGGGCGCATCTGGATTTCATCCACAAGGTTACCAGGAACCCAAGACGCGTTATATAGAAAGAAAACCTtgttttttccccaattcgaatcGACCCAGTACCCGATCCCGGTCAGGGTCTCCTCCCATAGCTTGGAATTTTCAGAAGCGCAAGAATTTGGATTCGAGTAATTCTACTACAGGTGAGGTAGAACCTATTACAAGAGGTGATGCATCTTCAGAACGTTCCTCTAAATGTTCTAATGACCGATTTAGAGACAAGAGGCAATCGCCACCCACAATAAGTCAGCGGAACCAAAGATTTGACCCACCTGAGAGATTGAAGTCTGAGTCTGATGATTGTTTTCAGTTCACTCAACGTCCTGCTGCAAGGTATGCACAGATGACTAGTCACACTTACAAAGATAACAGTGATGGTTTCGGGAAACACTATAAAAAGGTGTTTCGGGTGGGCCATACTGATGATGATGCTAATGGTGTGAGGCGGTTTAGGTATCCAGTAGAGCACCGTGATCTCAATAATAATTTCTCTACTCGTAACAACCACCACCAAACACCAGTTGTTATTTCTGAGAATAAAAGTTAG